In a single window of the Litorilituus sediminis genome:
- a CDS encoding GrpB family protein codes for MKKRSIDVVAYDAAWPTKFNEEKLLLTTALGELALSIEHIGSTAVKGLSAKPIIDILLEVSCLDALDERNSHLEALGYKVKGENGIEGRRYFQKGGNDRSHHIHAFLSGDNNLTRHRAFRDYLIAHPAISKQYAEVKKHAAKNCNNSSVLYMSLKNDFIQVHEPLAIAWQKNRQSKDIVK; via the coding sequence ATGAAGAAAAGAAGTATTGATGTTGTCGCGTATGACGCTGCTTGGCCGACAAAATTTAATGAAGAAAAATTACTACTCACTACTGCGCTTGGTGAGCTTGCTTTGAGCATTGAACATATTGGCAGCACTGCAGTTAAAGGATTATCGGCAAAGCCCATCATTGATATTTTGCTCGAAGTCTCATGTTTAGACGCGTTAGATGAACGAAATAGCCATTTAGAAGCGCTGGGCTATAAGGTTAAGGGTGAAAATGGTATTGAGGGTAGGCGCTATTTTCAAAAAGGCGGTAATGACAGAAGCCATCATATTCATGCATTTTTATCTGGCGATAATAATTTAACGCGCCACCGTGCTTTTAGAGATTATTTGATAGCACATCCTGCTATCTCGAAACAGTATGCAGAGGTTAAAAAGCATGCGGCTAAAAACTGTAATAATAGCAGTGTGTTGTATATGTCACTAAAGAACGACTTTATTCAAGTGCATGAGCCACTCGCCATAGCTTGGCAAAAGAATCGGCAGAGCAAAGATATTGTTAAGTAA
- the ppiC gene encoding peptidylprolyl isomerase PpiC — translation MASACALHILVKTEKQALELKKQLDKGADFAQLARKYSTCPSKKKGGDLGEFRKGQMVKAFDDVVFKKPILKVHGPVKTKFGYHLIKTLYRS, via the coding sequence ATGGCTTCAGCTTGTGCATTACATATTTTAGTTAAAACTGAAAAACAAGCGCTAGAGTTAAAAAAGCAGTTAGATAAAGGTGCTGACTTTGCTCAACTGGCAAGAAAATACTCAACGTGTCCTTCTAAAAAGAAAGGTGGTGATTTAGGTGAATTTAGAAAAGGGCAAATGGTTAAGGCATTTGATGATGTTGTCTTTAAAAAGCCTATTTTAAAAGTGCATGGTCCAGTCAAAACAAAATTCGGTTATCACTTAATTAAAACCCTTTATCGTAGCTAA
- the hppD gene encoding 4-hydroxyphenylpyruvate dioxygenase, with amino-acid sequence MSDSKNPLNLCGIEFTEYASPDSDFMEKAFYGFGFSKTKKLKGRDVDYFNQNDIHFLLNREQAGFSKEFAKSHGPAICSMGWRVQDAQFAHDEAVKRGAKSAEGVENKLPYPAIFGIGDSLIYFIDNFAVEGKNKGLIYETDFEPIAEPVINEDKGFLAVDHLTNNVYQGTMEKWADFYKSIFNFTEVRYFDIKGVKSALVSYALQSPCGKFCIPINEGKGEKTNQIDEYLDEYNGPGVQHLAFLTDDLVDSLDKLDRSVIDTLHIVPEYYDEIFDRVPWVKEDKEKIREHQILVDSQKDNSYLLQIFTKNLFGPIFIEMIQRVDDKGFGEGNFSTLFKSIELNQMERGVL; translated from the coding sequence ATGTCTGATAGCAAAAACCCGTTAAACCTATGTGGTATCGAATTTACAGAGTATGCGTCGCCAGACTCTGATTTTATGGAAAAAGCATTCTATGGTTTTGGCTTTTCAAAAACGAAAAAGCTAAAAGGAAGAGATGTAGATTACTTTAATCAAAACGATATTCACTTTTTGCTAAACAGAGAGCAAGCTGGTTTTTCAAAAGAGTTTGCTAAAAGTCATGGCCCAGCAATTTGCTCTATGGGCTGGCGCGTACAAGATGCACAGTTTGCTCATGATGAAGCAGTAAAACGAGGTGCTAAATCAGCAGAAGGTGTGGAAAACAAATTACCATACCCGGCAATTTTCGGTATTGGTGACAGCCTTATTTACTTTATTGATAACTTCGCTGTTGAAGGAAAAAATAAAGGTTTAATTTACGAAACTGACTTTGAGCCAATTGCCGAACCTGTAATTAATGAAGATAAAGGCTTTTTGGCGGTAGATCACTTAACGAATAATGTTTATCAAGGCACGATGGAAAAGTGGGCTGATTTCTACAAGAGCATTTTTAACTTTACTGAAGTGCGCTACTTTGACATTAAAGGAGTGAAAAGTGCGCTAGTGTCTTACGCATTACAATCACCTTGTGGCAAATTCTGTATTCCTATTAATGAAGGTAAAGGTGAAAAAACCAACCAAATTGATGAGTACTTAGATGAATATAACGGCCCTGGTGTTCAGCATTTAGCATTTTTAACGGATGACTTAGTTGATTCATTAGATAAGTTAGATCGCTCAGTGATTGATACCTTGCATATTGTGCCAGAGTATTACGATGAGATTTTTGATCGCGTACCTTGGGTTAAAGAAGATAAAGAGAAAATTAGAGAGCATCAAATCTTAGTAGATAGCCAAAAAGATAACTCTTATTTATTACAGATTTTCACTAAGAACTTATTTGGCCCAATCTTTATTGAAATGATCCAGCGTGTCGATGATAAAGGTTTTGGTGAAGGTAACTTCTCTACTTTGTTTAAATCAATCGAGTTAAACCAAATGGAGCGTGGCGTGCTTTAA
- a CDS encoding HPP family protein, protein MNRYLFATIAGVGASLTIGLLLMLEASVENTVLIMAPFGATAVLVFGVPNSPLAQPKNVILGHLMTAAIGIIFYQYVGVNAMSIALATGLGVSCMLMSNTTHPPAGANPILIMMSGQDWLFLLTPVLLGAIIIVFMGKGLQKLQQRHFAQAG, encoded by the coding sequence ATGAATCGTTACTTATTCGCAACAATAGCAGGTGTTGGGGCATCATTAACTATTGGCTTGCTGCTCATGTTAGAGGCAAGTGTTGAAAATACTGTGTTAATTATGGCGCCCTTTGGCGCAACAGCGGTATTGGTGTTTGGCGTACCTAACAGCCCGCTAGCTCAGCCTAAGAATGTTATTTTGGGTCATTTGATGACGGCCGCTATCGGTATAATTTTTTATCAATATGTTGGTGTGAATGCTATGTCTATCGCGCTAGCGACAGGCTTAGGTGTTAGCTGTATGCTAATGTCAAATACAACCCATCCTCCCGCTGGTGCAAACCCCATACTGATTATGATGTCAGGGCAAGACTGGTTGTTTTTACTAACGCCAGTGCTGCTTGGTGCTATTATTATTGTTTTTATGGGGAAAGGGCTGCAGAAGCTACAGCAGCGCCATTTTGCTCAGGCTGGATAA
- a CDS encoding TetR/AcrR family transcriptional regulator, translated as MMSKKRDLLLNTALKLFYQHGINSIGVNEVIKVSGVAKKTLYSHFSGKEALIMAALEQRHDTFITWLENKLAKSSNDDELIQALFGALQNWFEGNETVLGDFRGCFFINSSAEFSDPQSDVFRYCSYHKAQVQQLIKSKLSQDSPELLNAICLLKEGAITTAYMTGKSADVIQTCVDILQQLAHKPSNRSASTA; from the coding sequence ATGATGAGTAAAAAACGTGATTTATTACTAAACACCGCACTTAAGTTATTTTACCAGCATGGAATTAACTCAATTGGCGTTAATGAGGTTATCAAAGTATCTGGTGTTGCTAAAAAAACCTTATATAGCCACTTTAGCGGGAAAGAAGCGTTAATCATGGCTGCATTAGAGCAAAGGCATGATACTTTTATAACATGGCTTGAAAACAAACTTGCAAAGAGCAGCAATGATGATGAGTTGATACAAGCACTCTTCGGGGCACTACAAAACTGGTTTGAAGGTAATGAAACGGTATTAGGTGACTTTAGAGGATGCTTCTTTATTAATAGCTCAGCAGAATTTAGCGATCCGCAAAGCGATGTTTTTCGTTACTGTAGTTATCATAAAGCGCAAGTACAACAACTGATAAAAAGTAAATTAAGCCAAGACTCACCCGAGCTACTCAATGCCATTTGCTTATTAAAAGAAGGCGCGATCACCACGGCTTATATGACAGGAAAAAGTGCTGACGTGATTCAAACCTGTGTCGATATTTTACAGCAATTAGCCCATAAGCCGAGTAACCGCTCAGCTAGTACAGCTTAG
- a CDS encoding VOC family protein — translation MSNISKIGQLAITVSDVAEALKFYRDILGLSFLFSPSHELAFLQCGETRIMLTCPQRAGEVGKNSISYFSVTELESFFEQAVHLGANVEREPQLAAQMPDHELWIGFLKDPDGNIVGLMEEKR, via the coding sequence ATGAGTAACATATCTAAAATTGGTCAGCTTGCGATTACCGTCAGTGATGTGGCTGAAGCACTCAAGTTTTATCGAGATATCCTTGGGTTGAGTTTTTTATTTTCTCCTTCGCATGAACTTGCTTTCTTACAATGTGGGGAAACCCGGATTATGTTAACTTGTCCTCAAAGGGCTGGTGAAGTTGGTAAAAATTCAATCAGCTACTTCTCGGTTACAGAGCTGGAAAGCTTCTTTGAGCAAGCGGTGCACTTAGGAGCAAATGTCGAAAGAGAGCCTCAGTTAGCCGCTCAGATGCCTGATCATGAATTGTGGATAGGCTTTTTGAAAGATCCTGATGGCAATATAGTTGGGCTAATGGAGGAAAAGCGCTAA
- a CDS encoding GNAT family N-acetyltransferase, protein MFEKIPTILTPSVVASLPAYFHGVDSIEQAKVWLEHMLLESRLLLINTREGELIGFLFASVEDAEGDSSVHIGYLLAEDSWGKGLATELLEAFIHTVSSSELWTKLIAGVEPSNLVSIKLLKKLGFQALKSSDTKACFYEYKI, encoded by the coding sequence TTGTTTGAGAAAATACCGACGATTTTGACGCCGTCAGTGGTTGCAAGTCTGCCTGCTTATTTTCATGGCGTTGACTCTATTGAACAGGCGAAAGTGTGGCTTGAGCACATGCTCTTAGAGAGTAGATTGCTGTTAATTAATACGCGAGAGGGTGAATTGATTGGCTTTTTGTTTGCTTCTGTTGAAGATGCTGAAGGTGACAGCTCTGTTCATATTGGTTATTTATTGGCAGAAGATAGCTGGGGCAAAGGGTTAGCAACAGAGTTATTAGAGGCGTTTATTCATACAGTCTCAAGCAGTGAGTTATGGACAAAGCTGATTGCTGGCGTAGAGCCATCAAATTTAGTCTCGATAAAATTACTAAAAAAATTAGGTTTTCAAGCGCTAAAAAGTAGCGATACTAAAGCTTGTTTTTATGAATATAAGATTTAA
- a CDS encoding methyl-accepting chemotaxis protein, translating into MFSKLASKLLLPPLIVGGIFILVLFMGADSFSKYSVLGLVLLLLLLQLLALYFYANQELSQRIAKLKSYLDMVVSTEQAPSEPLKDSKGDDLAEISNELSEFVVSLADVIAEIRDESQQLKQGSHLLAEQMNQSVKSVDDSVNQVEQMASSIEEVASTSATLSSSASQVSETTSNVLETLAQGVKSSNTSQTTIESVASEVDGMANELSLLQEESARIGSVLDVIRGIAEQTNLLALNAAIEAARAGEQGRGFAVVADEVRALAHRTQESTVEIQSMVEGLQAKSTNAVDAISRGQKLTQDSLSYSSEVVDALEKIGVAFGEVDNLTSQIASGTQEQQSATASINDNMMAVVSLSREINQGLASVTEHAEQQQTISAAVDKTLNRICV; encoded by the coding sequence ATGTTTTCTAAATTAGCGTCAAAACTATTATTGCCGCCTTTAATTGTTGGTGGCATTTTTATTTTAGTACTATTTATGGGGGCAGATAGCTTTAGTAAATATTCAGTACTTGGTTTAGTGCTTTTATTATTGCTGTTGCAACTATTGGCGCTGTATTTTTACGCTAATCAAGAGTTAAGTCAGCGTATTGCTAAATTAAAAAGCTATTTAGACATGGTGGTTAGTACAGAGCAAGCACCATCAGAGCCATTAAAAGATAGTAAAGGTGACGACTTAGCCGAAATTTCCAATGAACTCAGTGAGTTTGTTGTTAGTTTAGCTGATGTAATTGCGGAAATTCGAGATGAATCTCAGCAATTAAAGCAGGGCTCACATTTATTAGCTGAGCAAATGAATCAATCGGTTAAGTCTGTTGATGATTCAGTAAATCAAGTAGAGCAAATGGCAAGTTCTATCGAGGAGGTTGCTAGTACATCAGCAACGTTATCAAGTAGCGCTAGTCAAGTGAGTGAAACCACCAGTAATGTGCTGGAGACCTTAGCTCAAGGGGTTAAGTCATCGAATACCAGCCAAACTACCATTGAGTCTGTTGCGAGTGAAGTTGATGGTATGGCTAATGAGTTAAGCTTACTTCAGGAAGAGAGTGCCCGTATTGGCTCGGTGCTTGATGTTATCCGTGGTATTGCCGAGCAAACTAACTTGTTAGCTTTGAATGCTGCAATTGAGGCGGCTCGCGCTGGCGAACAAGGAAGAGGCTTTGCCGTAGTTGCTGATGAAGTTAGGGCATTAGCGCACAGAACACAAGAGTCTACGGTAGAAATTCAATCTATGGTGGAAGGCTTACAAGCCAAATCGACTAATGCGGTTGATGCTATCTCAAGAGGACAAAAGTTAACTCAAGATAGTTTGTCTTATTCTAGTGAGGTTGTTGATGCGCTTGAAAAAATTGGTGTAGCATTTGGTGAAGTTGATAATCTGACTTCGCAAATCGCTTCAGGTACTCAAGAGCAACAAAGTGCTACGGCATCCATTAATGATAATATGATGGCAGTTGTCTCTTTAAGCAGAGAAATAAACCAAGGCTTGGCTTCAGTAACTGAACATGCTGAGCAGCAGCAAACAATCTCAGCAGCGGTAGATAAAACCTTAAACCGTATTTGTGTTTAA
- a CDS encoding DUF2897 family protein gives MSLSLIFIILIALGIIIGGILLLKQSAKKFNLSPEQLKRIKARNEALDKEAREEEEKKQP, from the coding sequence ATGTCATTATCACTTATATTTATTATCTTAATTGCCTTAGGCATCATTATTGGTGGAATTTTGCTGTTAAAACAATCTGCGAAAAAATTTAATCTCTCGCCAGAACAACTAAAACGTATTAAAGCGCGCAATGAAGCTTTAGATAAAGAAGCGCGCGAAGAAGAAGAGAAAAAGCAGCCTTAG
- a CDS encoding 7TMR-DISMED2 domain-containing protein, protein MVLICTLLVLFSFALKAKSVNVSELLSQAIGSYFTVIREQQAELSVEQTMQLMNEQGKLATTKHLNYGIWSRPVWFEAKLNNNEAEKLEAEDLEADHFAKRLTLAISWIDKLDIYLVQNSQVLTAYHLGDSLPFSQRAMVSDYR, encoded by the coding sequence ATGGTTTTGATATGTACTTTACTGGTGTTGTTTTCTTTTGCCCTTAAGGCGAAGTCAGTCAATGTATCTGAATTACTAAGTCAGGCTATAGGCTCATATTTTACGGTTATTAGAGAGCAGCAAGCAGAGCTGTCTGTAGAGCAAACTATGCAGCTTATGAATGAGCAAGGCAAACTTGCAACCACCAAGCACCTAAACTATGGCATATGGTCAAGGCCAGTATGGTTTGAAGCAAAGTTAAACAATAACGAGGCTGAGAAATTAGAAGCCGAGGACCTAGAAGCCGATCACTTCGCTAAGCGATTAACCTTAGCTATATCTTGGATTGATAAGTTAGATATTTACCTAGTACAAAACTCGCAAGTACTAACAGCGTATCATTTGGGTGATAGCTTGCCTTTTAGCCAAAGAGCAATGGTCAGTGACTATAGATAA
- a CDS encoding methyl-accepting chemotaxis protein, giving the protein MARRGQELIDEEVFFDESEQLVSITDTRGVITYANDVFCKVAGYSKEELLRKNHNIVRHPDMPKAAFQDLWRELEAGNHWQGVVKNLCKDGRYYWVNAYVTPMYQNGVLTGYQSVRVKPSDELKQKAEAVYQAINQGKRSLTEQQTFWAKKSLALAGVFTLLFSLYSLGGLAWLAVGLVAVMAVFIGLYDELVVLPRYSNKEKTKYTSICRLVYTDGGAQSILEFRESLYQARIRTILGRMNDSLNVISHVIADLNYAIEETREKIHFQNHETTQIATSMNEMTTTIANVSDNVSQSAQGVEKVSAQCDKSKVLISASVNKLTSLQESVASAHQASIDLVDIVSSINDKMTEIQGIADQTNLLALNAAIEAARAGEQGRGFAVVADEVRSLSGRTHTVSEGINDSVKMVTDKLADVAKLMADNIETSKACTESGTEVYQSSDDINEQMLSISDLTTQVSSATQQQSVVSEEINKNVQRVADLAQSLVDSETLSRTIDKLNQESVNLTELADNFDTKK; this is encoded by the coding sequence ATGGCAAGACGAGGACAAGAATTAATCGATGAAGAAGTCTTTTTTGATGAATCGGAGCAATTAGTTTCTATTACAGATACCCGAGGTGTCATTACTTATGCTAATGATGTTTTTTGTAAAGTTGCTGGTTATAGCAAAGAAGAGCTTTTGCGGAAAAACCATAACATTGTTCGCCACCCCGATATGCCCAAAGCTGCTTTTCAAGATTTATGGCGAGAGTTAGAAGCTGGTAATCATTGGCAAGGCGTCGTTAAAAACCTCTGTAAAGACGGCCGCTATTATTGGGTTAATGCCTATGTAACCCCTATGTATCAAAATGGCGTGTTAACAGGTTATCAGTCGGTACGTGTCAAGCCTTCTGATGAATTAAAACAGAAAGCAGAAGCTGTATATCAAGCTATTAATCAGGGCAAGCGTAGTTTAACTGAGCAACAGACGTTTTGGGCAAAAAAATCTTTGGCGCTCGCTGGCGTATTTACTCTGTTATTTAGTTTATATAGCTTAGGAGGTTTAGCTTGGCTTGCTGTTGGCCTTGTCGCGGTAATGGCCGTTTTTATTGGTTTGTATGATGAGCTTGTGGTTTTGCCTCGTTATAGCAATAAGGAAAAAACAAAATATACCAGCATTTGTCGGCTGGTTTATACCGATGGTGGCGCGCAATCAATATTGGAGTTTAGAGAGAGTTTATATCAAGCGCGAATTCGCACTATTTTAGGTCGCATGAATGATTCTCTTAATGTTATCTCGCATGTGATCGCCGATTTAAATTATGCCATTGAAGAAACTCGTGAAAAAATACATTTCCAGAATCATGAAACTACGCAAATTGCGACCTCTATGAATGAGATGACCACAACAATAGCCAATGTCAGTGATAATGTCAGTCAAAGTGCTCAAGGGGTTGAGAAAGTTTCAGCACAATGTGATAAATCAAAAGTGCTTATCTCAGCGTCAGTGAATAAGCTGACCAGTTTACAAGAGAGCGTTGCTAGTGCTCATCAAGCCTCGATTGATTTAGTTGACATTGTCAGTTCAATCAACGACAAAATGACGGAAATACAGGGTATTGCTGATCAAACTAATTTGCTTGCGCTAAACGCGGCTATTGAAGCTGCTCGTGCAGGAGAGCAAGGTCGGGGCTTTGCTGTGGTTGCTGATGAAGTGAGATCATTAAGTGGTAGAACCCATACGGTATCAGAAGGTATTAATGATTCGGTAAAAATGGTCACAGATAAGTTGGCAGACGTTGCTAAATTAATGGCTGACAATATTGAAACCAGTAAAGCATGCACTGAATCTGGCACTGAAGTGTATCAATCTTCAGATGACATCAATGAACAAATGCTTTCGATTTCAGATTTAACTACGCAGGTTTCTTCTGCAACTCAACAACAAAGTGTGGTGAGTGAGGAAATTAATAAGAATGTTCAGCGTGTTGCTGATTTAGCACAATCATTGGTAGATTCTGAAACGTTATCAAGAACTATAGATAAGCTAAATCAGGAGTCGGTTAATTTAACAGAGCTAGCCGATAACTTTGACACCAAAAAATAA
- a CDS encoding PilZ domain-containing protein, translating to MSEKTLEQKLEQYHEFFAIADNFTINLHELTNNKPLSYEEFLATMPLPFKMASEVTTIDQAALRPIQSLSNTASQLVEFLNHQSEKINLLISYILSQQDEPEHRFQGLEFGGGGVMFSAETAFELGQLLEMKIFLLDENCAVYCIGEVIDISQSQALFHHKAIFHFIREDDRETLVRTSLHKQSKQLQRLAQQRDKESKAP from the coding sequence ATGTCAGAGAAAACGCTTGAACAAAAACTTGAACAATACCATGAGTTTTTTGCTATTGCCGATAACTTTACCATCAACTTGCACGAGTTAACGAATAACAAACCGTTAAGCTATGAAGAGTTTCTTGCCACTATGCCACTGCCCTTTAAAATGGCAAGTGAAGTGACCACCATAGATCAAGCGGCTCTAAGACCTATCCAGTCTCTTTCCAATACAGCAAGCCAATTAGTTGAGTTTTTAAATCATCAATCTGAAAAGATTAACTTATTGATCAGCTACATTCTTAGCCAACAAGATGAGCCAGAGCATCGCTTTCAAGGGCTTGAGTTTGGTGGTGGCGGTGTCATGTTCTCAGCCGAGACTGCTTTCGAGTTAGGACAATTACTGGAAATGAAAATTTTCTTACTTGATGAAAACTGCGCTGTGTATTGTATTGGCGAGGTCATTGATATAAGTCAGAGCCAAGCGCTATTTCATCATAAAGCTATTTTTCACTTTATCCGTGAAGATGATAGAGAAACCCTAGTTAGAACTAGCTTGCACAAGCAATCGAAACAATTGCAGCGCTTAGCACAACAACGTGATAAAGAAAGCAAAGCGCCTTAA
- a CDS encoding PEP-CTERM/exosortase system-associated acyltransferase, with translation MHDSSLANIFQRHFHIRYANNQHLKNQVYKIRHKVYCEELGWEQENKQLIEKDKYDDFSHHFLIFHKASNQAIGCVRLVSPQFLALEQTLPCELFYPQEDMAKAINQSHYFSSNYGEVSRLAILSSFRRRKRDICAQSSSSQIFRIYEKEDLRTFPLISVGLYLSVIACADILKNKGLFIVAATALSKKLSRLGAPIKPILNTIEHRGERRLNFILAENVQKSLVGGSADLYSKIKHDISMQMSDVKRELLEIA, from the coding sequence ATGCATGACAGTTCATTAGCAAATATATTTCAACGACACTTCCATATTCGTTACGCCAATAATCAACACTTAAAAAACCAAGTCTATAAAATTAGACACAAAGTGTATTGCGAAGAATTAGGCTGGGAGCAAGAAAACAAACAATTAATTGAAAAAGATAAGTACGATGATTTTTCACATCATTTTCTAATTTTTCATAAAGCCAGTAACCAAGCTATCGGCTGTGTTCGTTTAGTATCTCCGCAATTTTTAGCCTTAGAACAAACCCTGCCATGCGAGCTATTTTATCCACAAGAAGATATGGCAAAAGCGATTAATCAATCTCATTATTTTTCAAGTAATTATGGTGAAGTTTCTCGATTAGCTATTTTATCTTCTTTTCGCAGAAGAAAGCGTGATATCTGCGCACAAAGCTCATCTAGCCAAATTTTTCGAATCTATGAAAAAGAAGATTTAAGAACCTTCCCACTGATTAGTGTTGGTTTGTATCTATCAGTTATCGCTTGTGCTGACATATTAAAAAATAAAGGGCTATTTATTGTTGCTGCTACGGCATTAAGTAAAAAACTTTCTCGATTAGGTGCACCAATAAAGCCGATATTAAATACTATTGAGCATAGAGGAGAGCGAAGGCTCAACTTTATCTTGGCTGAAAACGTGCAAAAAAGTCTTGTTGGCGGCAGTGCCGATTTATATAGTAAAATAAAGCATGATATTTCAATGCAAATGTCTGATGTTAAACGTGAACTGCTCGAAATTGCCTAG
- the can gene encoding carbonate dehydratase, with product MTIKHLFENNKAWADKINQEDPSFFKSLSLQQNPEYLWIGCSDSRVPANQLLGMQPGEVFVHRNIANQVIHTDLNCLSVIQYAVEVLKVKHIIVCGHYGCGGVAAAYQNQSFGLIDNWLRHIQDVYRFHKEKMEQVDGEQERINLLCELNVIEQVANVCNTTILTNAWDNNQDVTVHGFVYNLTDGILKNLNVSAKGNTE from the coding sequence ATGACGATTAAACATTTATTTGAAAATAATAAAGCGTGGGCAGATAAAATAAATCAAGAAGATCCAAGTTTTTTCAAAAGCTTATCTTTACAACAAAACCCTGAATATCTATGGATTGGTTGTTCTGATTCACGTGTTCCGGCAAATCAATTATTAGGTATGCAGCCAGGTGAAGTGTTCGTGCACCGAAATATTGCTAACCAAGTAATCCATACCGACTTAAACTGCTTATCAGTGATCCAATATGCTGTTGAGGTGCTAAAAGTAAAGCATATTATTGTCTGTGGTCATTATGGTTGTGGCGGCGTTGCCGCAGCTTACCAAAACCAAAGTTTTGGCTTAATTGATAACTGGTTACGCCATATTCAAGATGTTTACCGCTTCCATAAAGAAAAAATGGAGCAAGTCGATGGTGAGCAAGAACGTATTAACTTATTATGCGAGCTCAATGTTATCGAGCAAGTCGCTAACGTATGTAATACCACCATTTTAACCAATGCTTGGGATAATAACCAAGATGTAACCGTACATGGTTTTGTTTATAACTTAACCGATGGTATTTTGAAAAACTTAAATGTTTCTGCCAAAGGCAACACTGAATAA
- a CDS encoding HNH endonuclease has protein sequence MELVESFEELESNVKAFMQIRASDDSDVLKNFSSFSYWYYFPSLDVFAPNKFIGYKGASIENYTGGVKGDGNGTEARKHMAKWFDEVAPDSEQYATLKDKLELQARSLGKSISSKTFQSNGGIFVPTRERALLLNGVFKNVIEEILQSQAKYPNKTFYLQPHTSTNIRYLQEGDFSELNPTRMLLTTTDNLNSVSYECKVVGWRDKQELMAEELNQLNQNIALLQPSEKEIYGTQSAPFCKNLIYIKDMQEIPCPFDVSELIKESNNQACKHRERAGGHTVVFYNNALIREPSDVETDDISDIFASELSKTDKISMVKSRIGQGKFRLNTIKEWGLGERCALTGVDIKEMLIASHIKPWAECENDSERLDGANGIMLCAHIDKLFDRHLITVRKVRSDFVIEVAPTLDTAVLKMLGIEPRTELSTHKMSLKTEAKFAQYLLWHNKMFDEINS, from the coding sequence ATGGAACTAGTAGAGTCTTTTGAAGAATTGGAAAGTAATGTAAAAGCATTTATGCAAATTCGTGCTTCAGATGATTCTGACGTGTTAAAAAACTTTTCGAGTTTTTCATATTGGTATTATTTTCCCTCGCTGGATGTTTTTGCGCCAAATAAGTTTATTGGATATAAGGGAGCCTCTATTGAAAATTATACGGGAGGCGTAAAAGGAGATGGCAATGGTACAGAAGCAAGAAAACACATGGCAAAGTGGTTTGATGAAGTTGCTCCAGACTCAGAGCAGTACGCGACATTAAAAGATAAACTAGAACTTCAAGCGAGAAGTTTAGGAAAAAGTATTTCAAGTAAAACCTTTCAGAGCAATGGAGGGATCTTCGTTCCCACGCGGGAGAGAGCGCTATTACTCAATGGGGTATTTAAAAACGTTATTGAAGAGATATTGCAATCACAAGCCAAATACCCCAATAAAACATTTTATTTACAGCCTCATACCAGTACTAATATTAGGTACTTACAGGAAGGTGACTTTTCAGAGTTAAATCCTACTCGAATGCTGTTAACAACGACAGATAATCTAAATAGTGTCAGCTATGAATGTAAAGTCGTTGGTTGGCGGGATAAGCAAGAGCTTATGGCAGAGGAACTAAATCAATTAAATCAAAATATAGCGTTACTACAGCCTTCTGAAAAAGAAATATATGGAACTCAATCAGCTCCTTTTTGTAAAAATTTAATTTATATTAAAGACATGCAAGAAATACCTTGCCCATTTGATGTAAGTGAATTGATTAAAGAGTCTAATAACCAAGCTTGCAAGCATAGAGAAAGGGCCGGTGGCCATACCGTTGTTTTTTATAATAATGCGTTAATCCGCGAGCCTAGTGACGTAGAAACGGATGATATTTCTGATATTTTTGCTAGTGAGTTAAGTAAAACAGATAAAATATCAATGGTTAAATCTCGAATAGGGCAAGGTAAATTTAGATTGAATACCATTAAAGAGTGGGGGCTTGGTGAAAGGTGTGCATTAACAGGTGTTGACATAAAAGAAATGTTAATTGCGTCTCATATTAAGCCTTGGGCAGAATGCGAAAATGATAGCGAACGTCTAGATGGCGCTAATGGAATTATGCTGTGTGCTCATATTGATAAGCTATTTGACAGACATTTAATAACGGTTCGCAAAGTGAGATCAGACTTTGTTATAGAGGTAGCACCTACACTCGATACTGCTGTTTTAAAAATGTTAGGAATAGAGCCTAGGACTGAGTTATCGACTCACAAAATGTCACTTAAAACTGAAGCGAAGTTTGCTCAATACCTGTTATGGCACAACAAGATGTTTGATGAAATTAATTCTTAA